Within the Miscanthus floridulus cultivar M001 chromosome 2, ASM1932011v1, whole genome shotgun sequence genome, the region tacctgatgtcgtggcctatgagctcgagagcccacttggagatctagCCAGTGGCGGCGTGGTTATAGACGACCTCCCCAAGTGGGTACGAGGTGACGACCATGACATCGTGATtgatgaagtagtgtaggagctttcggGTCACCATCGACACGGCGTAAAGAAGCTTTTGAACCCGGGGGTAGCAAATTTTGGTGTCGGTGAGTACCTCATCGACAAAGTACACCGGTCGTTGGACCTTCAgggggtgtcctggctcctccctctcAACGATGAGGGCAGCGCTCACAACATGGTTGCTTGTCATGATGTATAGAAGGAGGGATTCTCTCCGTtcaggagcgacaaggattggggctaatgtcagtgatgctttgaggctttctaaAGCCTGTTGTGCCTCTTTTGTCTAGATGAATGCatctgtcttcttgagaagtttatagagaggcatcccctattcacctagtcgggagatgaaccggctcagggcgACCAAACAGCTGATGAGCCTCTTTATGCCCTTGatgttgtgtatagggcccatgttggagatgggtGTGGTgtttttggggttggctttgatgccatgctcggacatgatgtatccgagtagcctcccctttggaaccctgaaaacacattttttaggattcaatttaacgctgaacctttggaggtttgcAAATGTGTCGGCTAAGTTTGCGATCAAAtcgctagcttgagccattttcatGACTATGTCATTGACATAGAtgacgattgttggttttggcctcTCAACTTGGTTAGgttggtcgagcgggtcgatttggtcagcaaagcatcgctgcatgcatcgttgataggtggcgccagcattcttcagaccaaaaggcatggttacataatagtacaaaccatatggggtgatgaatgaagtcatgaCCTGGTCAAACTCTCTCATCGCGATctagtggtagcctgagtaggcatccaggaaGGAGAGCATCTCGTaccctgaggtggagtcaactatctaatCAATGCATGGTAAAAGAAAGTGGTCCTTtgaacatgccttgttgaggccagtatagtcaacacacattctctatttaccattcttctttttcacaagagcAGGATTAGCTAGCCAATCGGAGtgatatacctctttgatgaattcaGCTGCTAGAAGTTTGGTGATCTCCTTGCCtttggccctatgcctctcatcatcaaagcgaCGCAGGCATTGCTTGGCGGCCTTTGAGCCCAGAATGACACGTAGTGcatgcttggtgacctccctcggtatgcctagcatgttagaaggcttccacgtgaagacatcatgatttgCGCATAGGAAGTTggcgagctcgctttcctatttggctgggagcttggtcttgatccacaccatcttggttgggttgctAGGGTCGAtctccaccgccttggtttccttggtcaGATGGAAGGTGCTTGAGGAGGTCTACCCATTGCGGTCGGGGACTGCTAGAGTCGCTGAATTCGTGAGCTCCAGGAGCTCAGTGGAGTTGATAACAgcagtggcgagctcataatgctcgtgGTCACACGTGTAGGCATGCAAGAAGGTGCTACCTATGGTGATGATGCCATTCGgccccgacatctttagcttgagataggtgtagttggggatcgccacaaacttggcatagcatggccgccccaagatggcatagTAGGACTCTAAAAAGTCCACTACCTTGAAGGTTAGGACCTTTGAGCTAAAGTTGGCGtggtcgccaaacatgatgggcaggtcaatctgcccaagTGGGTATGCCTGCATCCTTGAGATCAcgctgtggaagggagagctcactaggtgGAGCTCCGACCGAGGGATGCGCATGGTGTCGAGGGagtcgacgtagagaatgttgagactactacctccgtccatcagcaccttggtgaggcgcttcttgcggatgatggggtcaataatgagcgggtagcgacccggTTGGGCAACataggaaggatggtctctctgatcaaaagtgatcgaggagtccgactagctaaggaaagaggggatggtcgACTCGGTGGCGCATGCCTCTCAGTAGTGTACCTTATGCTAGCGTTTGGAGTGGACAGCgtcagatcccccaaagatcataaggcattCCTTGGGGTCAGGGAAGCTGTCTCCATCCTTACCCACCATGCCTCCCTTCTTGGCCACGTCCTCCTTGcattcccttcctttggcttgctAGCTTGCTGTAGGAAGCGTTTATGGAgatcacagtccttgtagaggtgctcgACGGGGTagacatggttggtgcatggaccctCCATGAGCTTATTGAAGTGGTTGGACTagccctactagggctgcttgcctgtgcggtcggccatggcgaccaaagctgggttggccggtcggcgctgatccttcttacacttcttgcccttttgtgtggaggggcacttgccttggtcctcgtgcttggaCTTGCCCCTATCTCGACCATCGCTAAAGACCACCCTAACTACCTCCTCATCGGAGACATGGTTCGTGGcgatgtcgagtaggtcacgggtggtacggggcttcacatagccaagcttgtggatcagggacttgtaGGTTGTCCCAAAGAGGAACACGCTGACGATGTCTgtgtcgatgacatcaggaagggagttgcactgctttgagaacctacggatgtaatcccatagggactcattcttcagaccaaaaggcatggttacataatagtatgaaccatatggggtgatgaatgaagtcacgaCCTGGTCAAACTCTCtcatcgtgatttggtggtagcctaagtaggcatctagGAAGGAGAGCATCTCGtaccctgaggtggagtcgactatctgatcaatgcatggtaaAAGAAAgtggtcctttgggcatgccttgttgaggccagtatagtcaatacacattctccatttaccattcttctttttcacaagagcaggattagctagccagtcggAGTGATATACCTCTTTAACGAATTTGGCTGCCAGaagtttggtgatctcctcgcctTTGGCTctgcgcctctcatcgtcaaagcaacGTAGTCATTGCTTGGTGGCCTTTGAGCCTAGAATGACatgtagtgcatgctcggtgacctccctcggtatgcctggcatatCAGAatgcttccatgcgaagacatcatgatttgtGCATAGGAAGTTggcgagctcgctttcctatttggctgggagcttggtcttgatccacactatcttggttgggttgctagggttgatctccaccaccttggtttccttggtTAGATGGAAGGTGCTTGAGGAGGTCTACCCATTATGATTGGGGACTACTGGAGTCACTGAATTCTTGAGCTCTAGGAGCTCAGTGgagttgatgacggtagtggcAAGCTAATAATGCTCatggtcgcacgtgtaggcgtgcaagaaggtgctacctatggtgatgatgccgtttggccctgacatctttagcttgaggtaggtgtagttggggatcgccacgaacttggcgtagcatggccaccccaagatggcatagTAGGACTCTAAAAAGTCCACTACCTCGAAGGTTAGGACCTCCAAGCTAAAGTTGGCGtggtcgccaaacatgatgggcatgTCAATCTGcctgagtgggtatgcctgcaTCCTCGagatcacgccatggaagggagagctcactgggcagaGCTCCGACCAAGGGATGCGCATGGTGTCAAGGGagtcgacgtagagaatgttgaggccgctgcctccgtccatcaacaccttggtgaggcgcttcttgtggatgatggggtcaatAATGAGTGGgtagctgtaacaccccaggtgttagtcttgcctaattgcacttgcatttcatgatcatgagcatcattcatccattcatgagcatatatcacttgaaacatgtgaaacatgattatgaaacaaaagtatcatttcaattgtttttcatcgtttcagtacattcagtgcttgattcttgtatgaccaatgtgtagcatggctaaatatattgttaaacatcttagctatgcttagaaagtcattaggaacaatgttcatgttgatcattttgcctaattaaggttccaaattagggtttgacttgttttgaccctaggactttttggtttgactatttgaaaagtatagcttagaatgtttacatgtctgagcaacctaaagcaaagttgtagcaaattttataaggaacaaaagttgttttatgaccaactcatgaaaattagcacaacatgttcaatttgggcccacaagTCGGATTGTGGTGCTgactcaacacttagaattttctaagtcagAAATCAAAGTCCAGTTTCATCTactcgactttggcttgatacaactcattattctttgagaattagctgATAAAGTCTAaaacattgttgtagccctaacatagctttacaactttcatgtatatgATTTGCACTGATTCACCACGATTTGAGAGATCTAGCGCCATCAAGTAACGCTGTCAGTCAACTCGTTGTTTCAACTGAATGCTGAAATTTTGAACTCGGCACAGTGCCGACCGGTGACAGCTCCTGGCCACCATGTGGCCGCCACGCGCCGTGGCCGGCCTGACGCCGTTGCTCACTGGCGAACGCTTGAAGGCCGTGCCCGCTTGCCATCCCACCCGTCCTCGCCCTTTATTTCTTTATCTCGCGCGCGCTGGAGCCACCGAGAAAAGCCACCGCCGTGCCATTGCTCCACCAAGCCCGTGCACCCTCACCATTGCCTCGCTTCTCACTCCAGCTAGTCCATGACTCCATTGTTGTCGTCTGGAACTCTTCCACCTCACCACCGAGCCGAAGAGTCAAGGTAGGCGCCATTTCTTCTTCTCCGTCGCGGATCACCATTGCCGCTAGAGTCAGGGCTGTGCTCGCCATGGCCGACCACCATCGGAGCTCTATCCCtccttcctctcccttcccttaGTTTCCCTGCGTCACCTTGATGCTCACGCCAAGCTCAGATCgggccgccatggccggagttGGCCGACGTACCTCGCGCAGCGCTGCCGTGACTGCCATTGCCGCCGGTGACCTCCTCCGCTATAGCTAGGGGGTCCGTTTTATACTTCCATCGGTGCGGGGCAGCATGCTGTGCACGTTGGTTTCACCCCCTTCGCCGGActgctcgccgtcgtcgagcggtgGCCGGTCAACCGATCTCCCCTGCCTCTAGTCGGCTGACCAGTGGGGCCGGTTGACCCGCTGGGACCCGCCTATCTATCTCTCTGGTGTAGTCTTGGGTGTAGATCTGGGTGCACATAACAGTTTAGGATCGAACCGATTTTCATTTATAAGAAAAAGGATTTTTTTTAGATTTAGTTTAAAGCTTGGAAAAAGACCATATCTTGGTCATTTTTGGTCCAAATCTAATGAAACAAATTTTGGTCATGtttcttatcaccagatctatctgttaaaaatattgcatgtccaattcgtgatacttttctgtgtagctttaaTTAAATTGATTAAATgctgatttcttagaaaatgtctagtaaataaagtatacctcagaaaaatatggttctaattttgttagtcttcttGAGTGATGTACTTTGCAGTAAAAATAGAagtcatgcatgtcctgtaggaaaattttgaggtgtagttcaagtacctttaatggctgatttttattATTTTACTAGAGAGCCAAAGTtgcataaaacatgcatgtgataatttttgtacagtgattgtatggtatgaagatcataggaaaaatactaaacctgttgtttgacacttttcatagtgcaaagtattttcatgctcatatttgtgcaatagcttgtcatttttgtgtaagctattttacttatctaaatgacatgaaaatttgatggtagtctacttagagtagtactatgctactgtaattttctcagatttttataagcaccaaaaATATAGATTGccgttgtagccctagtttaaaaggaaataaaataatcctctttaatacaagattagttaataataatagctttggtgtatctttgaagcatttgataaggtgtgttgacttaaatatattagtagtagaaaagaatgcagtagatgacatgtgcttgtagtatattttcttggatgatgttgactaccttgcattcaaacatattcattgtcttcatctcatccgatgcaccgattgcataagcacttacgcacattacatcatacaggatcgcaaaccaagaaccccgtcatcatacccgaggagcccgaggagcagttcgaggtgcagccgcaggaagtgccagaagccgacgaggaggacgttgaggaacttctggagtgccccgatcaccgtccgagctccttcgagagaggcaagccccagagcattttctctcggtttgcaattattaattaaatgctttactttaattaatgcattacgttcaggagttgtttgcaaccattgttgcattataccttgtttacctttgttatactatatccttgttaccctggtacccgcagtcgagtcaatgcttagctggcttagaccggtagaagtcgggtgatttcctgtcacctgcgagctataggtgattacctggatctgcttggatgactatgaagtcatggtataactaagtgttaaatgaagttgagaccggacagagacttgcagagttttggactgtagtgtttctgtctgtgtcgattaaggaccgaccgttgttgggcct harbors:
- the LOC136537462 gene encoding uncharacterized protein is translated as MDGGSGLNILYVDSLDTMRIPWSELCPVSSPFHGVISRMQAYPLRQIDMPIMFGDHANFSLEVLTFEVVDFLESYYAILGWPCYAKFVAIPNYTYLKLKMSGPNGIITIGSTFLHAYTCDHEHY